From a region of the Opitutia bacterium genome:
- the rplO gene encoding 50S ribosomal protein L15, which translates to MRLHTLKNVKGATHRRKRVGCGEGGGHGKTSGKGGKGQTARSGGSIRPGFEGGQMPLYRKLPHRGFNNYNFRTSYAVVNVGDLAKLDASVTEVNVEALVKAGLIRADGALLKVLGDGEITRALKVTATKFTGSAKEKIEKAGGQAIVA; encoded by the coding sequence ATGCGTCTCCACACTCTCAAGAACGTCAAAGGTGCCACCCACCGTCGCAAGCGCGTCGGTTGCGGCGAAGGCGGCGGCCACGGCAAAACGTCCGGCAAGGGCGGCAAGGGCCAGACCGCGCGCTCCGGCGGCTCGATCCGTCCCGGCTTCGAAGGCGGCCAGATGCCCCTTTACCGCAAGCTCCCGCACCGCGGCTTCAACAACTACAACTTCCGCACGAGCTACGCCGTCGTGAACGTCGGCGATCTCGCGAAGCTCGACGCCTCGGTCACCGAGGTGAACGTTGAAGCGCTCGTGAAGGCCGGCTTGATCCGCGCCGACGGCGCGCTGCTCAAGGTCCTCGGCGACGGTGAAATCACCCGCGCGCTGAAGGTCACCGCGACGAAGTTCACCGGCTCCGCCAAGGAAAAGATCGAGAAAGCCGGCGGCCAGGCGATCGTCGCCTGA
- the rpsE gene encoding 30S ribosomal protein S5: protein MIEKVVYINRCAKVVKGGRRFSFSALAVVGDGKGNVGIGYGKANEVPDAIKKSTEAAKKRLYPVKLRGDTIPHEVLGQYDGGKVFLRPATPGTGLIAGGGVRAVLEAAGVKNVLTKSMGSKNHIAVVHATFNGLRKLRMAEDFKAARA, encoded by the coding sequence ATGATTGAGAAGGTCGTCTACATCAACCGCTGCGCCAAGGTGGTGAAGGGTGGTCGTCGCTTCAGCTTCTCCGCTCTCGCCGTCGTCGGCGACGGCAAGGGCAACGTCGGCATCGGCTACGGCAAGGCGAACGAAGTTCCCGACGCCATCAAGAAGTCGACCGAAGCCGCCAAGAAGCGCCTCTACCCGGTCAAGCTCCGCGGTGATACCATCCCGCACGAAGTCCTCGGCCAATATGACGGCGGCAAGGTGTTCCTCCGCCCCGCGACCCCCGGCACCGGCCTCATCGCCGGCGGCGGCGTCCGCGCCGTCCTCGAAGCCGCGGGCGTCAAGAACGTCCTCACGAAGTCGATGGGTTCCAAGAACCACATCGCCGTCGTGCACGCCACGTTCAACGGCCTCCGCAAGCTCCGCATGGCGGAAGACTTCAAGGCCGCGCGCGCCTGA
- a CDS encoding 50S ribosomal protein L18, translated as MSNTIQKAALLQKRKWRIRKTVTGTAARPRLSVKFSGKHIYAQAIDDAAGKTLVFLSTLDADVKKQNAKGNVSGAKLVGTAFAAKAKAAGINAVVFDRNGRRYHGRVKTFADAAREGGLQF; from the coding sequence ATGTCCAATACGATTCAGAAAGCCGCGCTCCTTCAGAAGCGCAAGTGGCGCATCCGCAAGACGGTCACCGGCACCGCCGCCCGTCCGCGCCTCTCCGTCAAATTCTCCGGCAAGCACATCTACGCGCAGGCCATCGACGACGCCGCCGGCAAGACCCTCGTGTTCCTCTCCACGCTCGACGCCGACGTGAAGAAGCAGAACGCCAAGGGCAACGTCTCCGGCGCCAAGCTCGTCGGCACCGCCTTCGCCGCCAAGGCCAAGGCCGCCGGCATCAACGCCGTGGTGTTCGACCGCAACGGTCGCCGCTACCACGGCCGCGTCAAAACCTTCGCCGACGCCGCGCGCGAAGGTGGCCTCCAATTCTAA
- the rplF gene encoding 50S ribosomal protein L6, producing the protein MSRIGKQPVQILDKVKVDIKGTTVSVDGPKGKVSKTFAPVVKIEKKDNTIVVSPTEETRFSRAMYGTARSVIAGMVKGAAVGYAKELEIQGVGFKAALKGKQLDLSLGYSHQILHDIPEGIKVTVTDGTKLKVEGADKQLVGQVTSEIRAYYPPEPYKGKGVRLVGEFAERVRRKEGKTVA; encoded by the coding sequence ATGAGCAGAATTGGCAAACAACCCGTTCAGATCCTCGACAAGGTCAAGGTCGACATCAAAGGCACCACGGTGTCCGTCGACGGCCCCAAGGGCAAAGTCTCGAAAACCTTCGCGCCCGTCGTGAAGATCGAGAAGAAGGACAACACCATCGTTGTCTCGCCCACCGAGGAAACCCGTTTCTCCCGCGCCATGTATGGCACCGCCCGCTCGGTCATCGCCGGTATGGTGAAGGGCGCCGCCGTCGGCTACGCGAAGGAACTCGAGATCCAAGGCGTCGGCTTCAAGGCCGCGCTCAAGGGCAAGCAGCTCGACCTCTCGCTCGGCTACTCGCACCAGATCCTCCACGACATCCCCGAGGGCATCAAGGTCACCGTCACCGACGGCACGAAGCTCAAGGTCGAAGGCGCTGACAAACAGCTCGTCGGCCAAGTCACTTCCGAGATCCGCGCCTACTACCCGCCCGAGCCTTACAAGGGCAAGGGTGTCCGCCTCGTCGGCGAGTTCGCCGAGCGCGTCCGCCGCAAGGAAGGCAAGACCGTCGCCTAA
- the rpsH gene encoding 30S ribosomal protein S8, which translates to MTDPISDFLTRLRNASKAGQSQCVAPHSKMKESLATILKAEGFVREVTTGTDDRGHKTLVVALKYVDNTPVITGIKRESTPGRRVYFSYTDLPRVLNGLGMAIVSTSKGLMKDQDARRNKLGGELVCTVW; encoded by the coding sequence ATGACCGATCCGATCAGTGATTTCCTGACCCGCCTCCGCAATGCGTCGAAGGCCGGCCAGTCCCAGTGCGTCGCCCCGCACTCCAAGATGAAGGAGAGTCTCGCGACGATCCTCAAAGCCGAAGGCTTCGTCCGCGAAGTCACCACCGGCACCGACGACCGTGGCCACAAGACCCTCGTCGTCGCCCTCAAATACGTCGACAACACCCCGGTCATCACCGGCATCAAGCGTGAGTCGACCCCGGGCCGTCGCGTCTACTTCAGCTACACCGACCTCCCGCGCGTCCTCAACGGCCTCGGCATGGCCATCGTCTCGACGTCCAAGGGCCTCATGAAGGACCAGGACGCCCGCCGCAACAAGCTCGGTGGCGAGCTCGTCTGCACCGTCTGGTAA
- the rpsN gene encoding 30S ribosomal protein S14, with translation MPKTSSIERNKKRIKLADKFAAKRAELKAILSNPATTDEEFYAAQKKLQKLPRNSAKERIRNRCSMSGRPRGFNRKFGVSRLTFRELALAGKIPGVTKSSW, from the coding sequence ATGCCGAAGACCTCCTCCATCGAGCGCAACAAGAAGCGCATCAAGCTCGCCGACAAGTTCGCCGCCAAGCGCGCCGAGCTGAAGGCGATCCTCTCGAATCCCGCCACCACCGACGAGGAATTCTACGCCGCCCAGAAGAAGCTCCAGAAGCTTCCCCGCAACTCCGCCAAGGAGCGCATCCGCAACCGCTGCTCCATGAGCGGCCGTCCGCGCGGCTTCAACCGCAAGTTCGGCGTGTCCCGCCTGACCTTCCGCGAGCTCGCCCTCGCCGGCAAGATCCCCGGCGTCACCAAGTCCTCCTGGTAA
- the rplE gene encoding 50S ribosomal protein L5: protein MSKDNVPPLKKTYFEQVVPALMASRSYKNKHQVPKLEKIVLNTGIGADADKNQIADTARDMGLIAGQKPILNKSRKAIANFKLKQGQVVGCSVTLRGDSMWHFLMRLLAVALPTIRDFRGVPNKLDGQGNYNIGITDFTIFPEITVESAKRHMGLDITLVTSAHTDEEARELLKLLGMPFRRTEQAAAAKPA, encoded by the coding sequence ATGAGCAAAGATAACGTCCCGCCTCTCAAGAAAACCTACTTCGAGCAAGTCGTGCCCGCCCTCATGGCGTCGCGCAGCTACAAGAACAAGCACCAGGTTCCCAAGCTCGAGAAGATCGTCCTCAACACCGGCATCGGCGCCGACGCCGATAAGAACCAGATCGCCGACACCGCGCGCGACATGGGCCTCATCGCCGGTCAGAAGCCGATCCTCAACAAATCACGCAAGGCCATCGCCAACTTCAAGCTGAAGCAGGGCCAGGTCGTCGGCTGCAGCGTCACCCTCCGCGGCGACAGCATGTGGCACTTCCTCATGCGCCTCCTCGCGGTCGCGCTGCCCACCATCCGCGACTTCCGCGGCGTGCCCAACAAGCTCGACGGCCAGGGCAACTACAACATCGGCATCACCGATTTCACCATCTTCCCCGAGATCACCGTCGAAAGCGCCAAGCGCCACATGGGTCTCGACATCACCCTCGTGACCTCGGCCCACACCGACGAGGAAGCTCGCGAGCTCCTCAAGCTTCTCGGCATGCCGTTCCGCCGCACCGAGCAGGCTGCCGCCGCCAAACCCGCCTAA
- a CDS encoding 50S ribosomal protein L24, with product MQKFHIKKNDQVVVISGSHKGKTGKVLEVLAAKNRAVVEGVAMIKKHLKKSQENPQGKIAEREGSIHVSNLMLQSRFDASKKRAKKTEAKKA from the coding sequence ATGCAAAAATTCCATATCAAGAAGAACGACCAGGTCGTCGTCATCTCCGGCTCCCACAAGGGCAAGACCGGCAAAGTCCTCGAAGTCCTCGCGGCCAAGAACCGCGCGGTCGTCGAAGGCGTCGCGATGATCAAGAAGCACCTGAAGAAGTCTCAGGAAAACCCGCAGGGCAAAATCGCCGAGCGCGAAGGTTCGATCCACGTCTCGAACCTCATGCTCCAGTCCCGCTTCGACGCCTCGAAGAAGCGCGCCAAGAAAACCGAAGCCAAGAAGGCCTAA
- the rplN gene encoding 50S ribosomal protein L14, whose protein sequence is MIQMRSILDIADNTGARRASMIGRIGQNTRYAHVGDIITVNIKESSTDATVKKGEVHKAVIVRTKAALRRADGSYLRFDSNAIVIIGEDGNPKGTRIFGPVARELRAKNYMKIISLAPEVL, encoded by the coding sequence ATGATCCAGATGCGTTCCATTCTCGACATCGCCGACAACACCGGCGCGCGCCGCGCGTCCATGATCGGCCGTATCGGTCAAAACACCCGCTACGCGCACGTCGGCGACATCATCACCGTCAACATCAAGGAGAGCAGCACCGACGCCACGGTTAAGAAGGGTGAAGTCCACAAGGCCGTCATCGTTCGCACCAAGGCGGCGCTCCGTCGCGCCGACGGCAGCTATCTCCGCTTCGACAGCAACGCGATCGTCATCATCGGCGAAGACGGCAACCCGAAGGGCACCCGCATCTTCGGCCCCGTCGCCCGCGAGCTCCGCGCGAAGAACTACATGAAGATCATCTCCCTCGCCCCGGAGGTCCTCTGA
- the rpsQ gene encoding 30S ribosomal protein S17 produces the protein MSTHARHAARKTEIGFVTSKMGDKSVKVTVPYKTPHPLYGKVINRKTVLHVHDEKNESKVGDKVEVMETRPMSRLKRWRIVRVVEAVVQPIGAAVTETDVAAVVPTKTKKANESAAAAPKA, from the coding sequence ATGTCTACTCACGCACGTCACGCCGCCCGCAAGACCGAGATCGGTTTTGTCACCTCCAAGATGGGCGACAAATCCGTCAAGGTCACCGTCCCTTACAAGACGCCGCACCCGCTTTACGGCAAAGTCATCAACCGCAAGACCGTCCTTCACGTCCACGACGAGAAGAACGAGTCCAAGGTCGGTGACAAGGTCGAGGTCATGGAGACCCGCCCGATGAGCCGCCTCAAGCGCTGGCGCATCGTCCGCGTCGTCGAAGCCGTCGTCCAGCCGATCGGCGCCGCCGTCACCGAGACCGACGTCGCTGCCGTCGTCCCGACCAAGACCAAAAAAGCCAACGAGTCCGCCGCCGCGGCCCCGAAAGCCTAA
- the rpmC gene encoding 50S ribosomal protein L29: MTSKEIRELSPAEITTKLRATRDELLQLRLRKHTGQVEKPHTIRVLRKDIARLETILTEKKSKKTAAA, encoded by the coding sequence ATGACTTCCAAGGAAATCCGCGAACTCTCGCCCGCCGAGATCACCACCAAGCTCCGCGCCACCCGCGACGAGCTCCTCCAGCTCCGCCTGCGCAAGCACACCGGCCAGGTCGAGAAGCCGCACACGATCCGCGTCCTCCGCAAGGACATCGCGCGCCTCGAGACCATCCTCACCGAGAAGAAATCCAAGAAGACCGCCGCTGCCTAA
- the rplP gene encoding 50S ribosomal protein L16: MSALQPSRTKYRKSMKGSRAGNAKRGNTLAFGEFGLQSLSRGPMTGRQIEAARVTIARHLKRKGKLWIRVFPHKPVTKKPAEVRMGQGKGPVEYYTATIKPGAVLFELAGVPATIAKEAFRLADAKLPFRCRFIVREGVAV; the protein is encoded by the coding sequence ATGTCCGCTCTCCAACCTTCCCGCACCAAATATCGCAAATCGATGAAGGGCTCCCGCGCTGGCAATGCCAAGCGCGGCAACACGCTCGCCTTCGGTGAATTTGGCCTACAGTCCCTCTCCCGCGGTCCCATGACCGGTCGCCAGATCGAGGCCGCTCGCGTCACCATCGCTCGCCACTTGAAGCGCAAGGGCAAGCTCTGGATCCGCGTGTTCCCCCACAAGCCCGTCACCAAGAAGCCCGCCGAAGTGCGCATGGGTCAAGGTAAGGGCCCGGTGGAATACTACACCGCCACCATCAAGCCCGGCGCCGTCCTCTTCGAACTCGCCGGCGTTCCCGCCACCATCGCGAAGGAGGCCTTCCGCCTCGCCGACGCCAAGCTGCCCTTCCGCTGCCGCTTCATCGTGCGCGAAGGCGTGGCCGTCTAA